Genomic window (Caldinitratiruptor microaerophilus):
CTCGGGTCGAAATGACGTACAAGTCGACAAAATCCTTTCTGGCCCCCCGGTGAGAGATTGACGCAATTTTCATGAGCGAAATGTCGTGCAGGCTTGCCAGGGTGAGGCCCTGATAGTCGACAGTAGGGGCGATCAGCGGGTAGTCGTAGTGGAAGAACGACAAGCGCACCTGATTCAGGAGCACGTGAAGAGTGCCCGGCGCGGTATCGAGCACCTGCATGTTGCCCAGCCGCGCCAATTGCCCTTGCCAGCGTTCCGGATCGAACGCGTGTGGCGAGAAGAAGTCGAGATCCACCGACTCCCGGTGGCCCAGTTGAAGCGCGGCCGCGGTGCCACCCGCGAGGTAAAATCCCGCCTGCGACGCTGGGGGGCCGACGACGGGTAGAAGGAGCCTCACGGGTTCAGGAACTGCCTGGGGAAACACCTGTCCAATCCGCCTCCGCCCCGAGTGACCGCACCTCATCGGGCGGTATGTCATAGATGAGCGCCCAAAAGCTGGCTGCCTTCCGGGTCAGGCGTCTCGAATTCCGGACCACCGCGACGATCGCCTCGTCCGTGAAGGTCCGCCACATCCACTGGATGGCCGGAATATCC
Coding sequences:
- a CDS encoding DUF6922 domain-containing protein — translated: MGLERPVPDFLAPLFWDVNLASLGPGHEAFVIERILNYGDIPAIQWMWRTFTDEAIVAVVRNSRRLTRKAASFWALIYDIPPDEVRSLGAEADWTGVSPGSS